The genomic segment AAGAGATGAAAAAAGTTGGGACAGAAACTCATTTGGTTGTGGAGATGAagataaaaattgagtttttttttagggaTTCTTTTTAACCAATTTTATATCCCTTTAAAAAGGAGGGACAATGATACACAtagaaacaatttaatttttttttctcacagatatcactttaaatatttataatttgaaccTTTATCATTAAATTCAAACATGGaccattaattataaatatttataatttaaacctCTCTCATAAGATTTTAGATTGACTTTTAATGAGGTTAATTATTTTgcatgaaaaatagtttttaattttgactaaACAACAAATATTGGGAATAACagttttgtataaaattaatatttagaaatgcagctgctttttaaaatgtgttattttctaaatacttttttaaactGTATcattttctaaagaattttgtcaaaaatatatttttcaaaaaataaatcacaaaaagGAATGCACTTGAAggtatttttgtaaattaaaaaaagacacataataataaaattgatataataaaataattatgagacTTGACATATAACATAGCCATGCGGGGTAAATTTGAGGCTATACCTTTGGTAAGTActaaaaagatgttgcatccgtGTGCGTTTGTCTGTGGGGTCGTTGTACTAATTCGCAAGTCCCAAAAAAGCGTTTTGAGGAGAGAAAGTTTTCGAGACGTCCaatgaaaagattttaaaaagcaataataataataaaaaaaaaggaaaaagcttaaGGTAGCATCAATAttccaccttttcttttcttctttttacgtGCGATCAAATTGGAAAACGACACCTTCACGTGTACGGTGGGCTATTACACCACATGAGTTGTTCCTCTTACGTGGGTCCAAACTTGACAGCCGCGGGAAGAGAAATTCAGGTAGCGTTTATTAcagtgtaattgtttttttttttaatattttttatttgatagtatattaaaataatattttttatttttaaaattttattttttatatcaatatattaaaacaatttaaaatataaaaaattatttttttgaaaagcaataaacaaactcttaacatctttaaaacatttaaaatttaattaagtaaaaatgttttttttttatataaaaaaagtgcataaaaaataaaaaaaacttgaaaattacttgttatatgtaaatattatttattcaaagttttaattgcgttcatcatatatatatatatatatgtatatatataacactTGCAAAtctttgaaaatactaaaacattAAGAGAACTTTATTAATAGAACTTATTtggataataatttaaaattttgagtcctaaactattttttttagggaCAACAGATTTGACAAGCTAACACAAATTGATTATAATCTATGTAGTATGCTGTTGTTTTAAATTcttaagaaaatattgttttgatttttttaagtcgAATTATATTTTATCGGGCATCCGATTTTTTTATGGACTTATCAAGTCAACTAGATCATagatcaatttttatataataatattaaaatttattaacaacacttaaatatttgttttacataaaaataataatgatatgaCTCGCAACATATTACTAGTAATGATATAATTTGTTACTAAACAAACTGCTCCTGTGAATTttacaaacaaacaacaaaagaaaaaggtttcTTTACTAAATAGTTTTGAAGTTTTGAggttttatttcatgaaatgCTTTAATAAAAACTCCAAAATTATTTgccatataaaatttttaatttaataaaaaagaaaatgatgagattttaatttataattgattaATCATTAAGAttctaatataatattaaatgatattccaatatataatttatattactttttaatattttatatttatttaaaattaaataatcagctttaaataaaaagatagggagatgataatatatatatatatatatatatatatatatacacacacaacaCACGTAAAAAGTGAGAGGAAATAATTTCTGATCTGTAATGTTTTTCAAACTTTTGGAAACTGATGTttttgaagaataaattttataagtcgaaatagaaataaattttatgatgcATGGTCATGCATGACATCTTACCGACGCTAGTCTAAACCCATTCATCATTAATTAATGTGCATGGATTGAAAAGCTGTCCGTCCAGGAAAAAGTGTATGAATTGATGATTTCAATGGCCAaccaatttataaaatttatgtaCTTCTAAATCAATGTTGACTGCTTATATTCTCTTGTTAATTTGTTCTTCGGATTCTTTCAAGCTCGACGGTATTGATTTGAAACATtcaaaaactctctctctctctctctctctctctctctatatatatatatatatatatatatatatatatatatatatatatatattgcatggCCAATATCAGTATTGAAAAGTACTGAGGTGGCAAGCATGGAGTTGAAGGTACATGTTTTCTACGGATTGACTAATTCATAGTAAAAAGCTTGTTCCTAGTCGAGCTCCTTGATGgagccttttttttaaaaaaaaaaaacaaaaaacaaagaacaaaaaacaaagtgttTTGCTGtggttttttcaatgtaacAAAAAAGAGTATCTTTCCACTCTAGAAAATTTGCCACAACAGAATTgtggatgaaaaaaatatattttccgtGATTTATGTTATATCgatcaataatataataatagatgtatttatagaaataaatagtgcaccaaacaaaataaattttccaacATTAATTCTGTCATTAAATCCATTAGTGGTTATGGCTTGTTATCGATAAAATAAACTAtcggtaaatccatcggtaatcaTATGCATATTAATTACTGACGTAATTAAACCGTCTAAGAATTACATCTAATAGTGGCAAGTCTTGTAATTGTTTTCAACTCTATAGAACTTTTTGAGTGACTTAATTCATCGGTCATTCCGTCAgtattgtatttaatatttgttttcaaaaaataaaataaataaacaatacaaaaaaattaaaaaccaaaattttattattaatttaaaaaatattattgaatacaGTTTTATTTAGTGGATAAAAGATagaggaggaggtggaggtggatCTTCGCTGAAACCAAGAGGGCGATGAGGGTGACCATATGTACTAATCAGGGTTTCCAAGAGTTACTCGAGGACATTCACTTTATCCCTCAGACGGCCGTCTCAAACCGAAGTTGTGTCGTCTAAACTTGAACTTGTTCTCGTATAATCACTTGGACGACTAAAGATTGTTGGCTTGATCCTGATTGCAAAGAACTAGTGGTTGATACACTATGACTCATCCACATATCTTTAGTTGTAGTATTGGAGATACcgtaaacttaatttttatcaggTCCACCAATAGAAGCAGCTTCAAAGCACAAATTCATATCGAGTTTTGGATGGATCGAAAGATTATCCATGTATCTCTCATGCATTCAGTGTTATATGTTtcttgggaaaaaaaacaagcaaattaaaaaaaacgactttcaattttttttttgttgaaatctaACCTACCACAAACTTTTGATCTTGGCTATCCACAAGCTACTGCACCCCTTTTCGATTGTCATCATTTCATACGTGGATTTCAATAAAGAGCTTCATTAGTCTTGGATCACGTCCAAGCATTGCAACATGTAAAAGAAAGCTATTGTTAGTTAGACATTTTCATtcaatacaataatttttttaaaaaatatcttataaaacaTAATCGATCTCACCATCCATTTTGCATTCAAAACAAACTAAATGGATCTGTCGGTGTGTGTGGTAATGAAACCATGAATCTTTCTGGTTCAATTCTCCACACCAGACTATAACTACcacaaaaaacacttaaatgTCACGTGCTAGATATAAGCATTGTTTATGTCATAGttcaaggttaaaaaaattgtttatgttAACCTTGAACTTCCTAAACCACACCTGGGTTGCTTGGGCTTGGCTTTTGGTGGTAAGAAAGTTGAGGTTCTAGGTTTTGAATCCAAAAAAgccattttaatatatttttttcacttaaaaacataaaaacccaAAACCTTAAGGACCTCAATAAACTCATTGTAAATCTTAAAACATACTTAAACctatttaaaaactcaaaatcaaactgaaccaaataagattttcaaaacatgaccTATTTTTTAAGTGACATGAATTGTAAAATAAATACCTAAATGAAAATCTTCTTGGCAAGAGAAATACATAgacatcaaaattaatatttttagtggtTGGAATGTGTCCAACCACTAttgtcttttttctctctcattttacatcgactctcttttcttttaaatttcagaaacaaaaaaaatgtaaatctaAAGAAGTTTAgtattaaaacatgaaaacatttaaaaaaaaccgaaaaggaaaaaaaattataaaaaccaaattatagtttttagcGCCTATAATCagcataaaagaaattaaagaaaaaagggttctagttttttttttggttaaatttgctctttcttgttttaaattttataagttgataaaataaaatcttattttacaaaattgatcAATTTAAAGTGGACACgtttttttttgatatcttgAATATGATGAGAAACGAAAACTGAAGCAAATAATTAGCTTAAAACCAAGTGAATATATAACGGGggtgtgaaattgaaaaataaaaatattaagcgATCTAaacgaatatttttttaacgaaGAAAAAAGGGACCATAATCAAGCGCAGTGCAGTCACCAGTCAGAGAGTCTGACATCACAGTAAAAAAGACAGGTTTTCGCttcctcttttatatatatatatatatatatatatatatatatatattttgtaaagtGCAGTATTGTAATTTTATGACCtacaatatgaaataaaataattgagctGGGAGATGAATGGCCCATGTTATGTGAGTTGACCAGACGGGCGCCATTGTATATTGGCGTCATTTATGCACGTTAAAGAACCTCGAGATAAGAAGACAACGGGTTTAAAGTACAGTAGAGATTAATGAAATGATTAAGGGGCTCTTAGCTTCATTAGTGTTGAAACTTGAAACCATGCCAGCGGTTTCGGAATCAATTCTTTGTATCATTTGGAGAATAATAATCACGAGATCATTTGAGGAGATAATTGCTGGCAATGTATCCGTGGAGTATATTtcctatttttaatttgtttctggCTTCGAAGAGAAGCTCGTGGTGGCAATTTCTTGTGCAGAAGTTAGGGTTGGTTTTATGATTATGTAGGTTAAAGAGGAAACAGTATTTTGTGAACTTGCATTCGAGGATCGGTTTTTTCTCCctcttgagagagagagagagattgattttttcttcgACCTTTTCTTCCTATTTTTCCTTCGACACTTGCTACGTACGAGAGTTGGGGCTTGTAGGTGAAAAGCAAAAGCAACAGCAGCTCCACTCACCAGCCAATTTGCTCCTCAACAAAGAAGGAAGGAGTAGCTTTCTTTATGATccaaatgaatgaatgaatgaagtAGGACCGATGATGTACTTTCACTTAAAAGTACGCATTAAGCAAAGAAAAAGGCACTTTAGAAGACTAATGTAATGGCTGCTCTCCCTGTTTTAAGATCTTTCTTATCATTATACACAATCATCAAAGTAAAATCCCAATCCAAAAGCATAAGCCAAAGGGATCCATAACTTGCCCTATCGTTTAGCAGCTGTAATGTCACTTCAAAGCTAGAACTTGATCGATCTGCCTTATACTTTTTGATTGAAGCATGTCTCTACTGTGGCTTTGAAAATTTGTAgtgctatttcttttttaacagaAAATTTTGTGTACTGCTTTATTCCTTGTTAAAGTAATGCATGTGCTCAGATTCCACGTCCCTGTAAGAAATCCTCGAATCCACTTGCAAGATATATTCTCAAACCAGCCAAAAGTATACTCATGAAATTAAGCTTAGGATTAACAGAAACGGCAGTTAGATCTTCTTAAAAGAGAATTATTTTTGCCAAAAACAGTGTGATAATATTCAAGAAACCGAAAACAACTGAagtttctttttcaataaatatataatcgaAGAATAACAAGGAGTTGACGTCATTGCTTCGGCTGACTGATCTGGTGAAGTTATGGAAACCAAGATttgatagaaagaaaataaaaataaacatcatttttaatGTATACAGTTCAAGAAACAAATGATACTTTAGAAACTCGACCAGGATTTTGGGGATTTAGATTCCTCATATAGACAAGGGCTCATCACTCCCTTAATTTCTTAAGTCTTTAATAATTGTAATAGACAATTATTAGCAAGGTCGAACGTAaaatcatttgttttctttgctgGACTGGACCCACaccttttattaatttgatcatttgCAGGCCACAAGGAAGCAGCGATGTGCTGTCCTAAACCATTACTATAAACTGATGGCTCTGCAAATTTGTTAAAAACTCAATTACAGCACTAGGTATAGCGAGATGCCGTTTTTGAACCTCAAATAGGAAATGAGAGGAAGGGGAAATTAAGGTCTTAAAACGAAAAAGTTGTACTAATTATTAAGCTTATAATTATACCTAGTATTTTTCTTACTGTAAGAAAATTAGTAAATACAAATGAACACATCAACAAAATAATTCTATCAATATATTGTAATAACATTTATCGACAGAATTTTTCATCTTTGTATCCATCAGAAaacattaatgaaaaatttcctcggtatataccgagggaatgaCGAGAGATAATACAGTGGGATCGAAAAGGCAAATCGTATGATGACATGGTATTTTCATCGATAGAATGACCGACCGAGTTACTGATAGAATAATTCTATCGGTAATATTGTCGgtgatatttaaattatgacATGAAAATTGACTCACCCCTACCCCTCCCCCATTTCTCATTTTACtttatgtattttctttttgcaaCAACCAACcacctctccctccctccccaaTCTCAACGCAATTCAACCTCCAACAACAAATCTAGCCACCACAATACTCAGTTTGTCAGCATCTGTgttctgattcaaattttattgaggattctccACTTTAAGTAAACaaatataccttttttttattaaactcaattttaaaatgttgattttgttttgcatattttttgtagtatatgtgttttgtttgggtgtttacttgttttataattttttctcataCAACTTTGTTGTAtagatttatgatttgtacatgttagggtttgttttagattttataaaattatatttgtttgtaaattgatgaaacttatatcaaattttttacTAACAtatttttgtgatgaaataaataatagcataTTTAAGAGTGCAATGGTTCGTTGATAGCCGAGTTCGACACTTTGTGGTATATtagttttcaatcatttttcttcttaaggtattatttccttgaatttgatgattttattttgttctttcaatgatatatataacagtcggttgaaggagagatacggAGACAATCCTTTGAACCATCCAGATAtcaatccaaatttatgatTAGAGGCAGGATTGTTCGATGGACCCAATAGAAATAAGGTGTACGAACTCTGTAACACAACAGCTGAGAACTTGTGGATGACTCGTTGTGCTTTGAAAATTGACTCACTGCTGATTATGAAGAATTCCGTCGATTGGTAATGGAGATAAGATCACATATGTGAATTTTATGTTTGTATACCCCCTAAATGGCCTCACGGTCCCAACGACGACcgacctcctcctcctcttccaacgtcgcttttttttagatttattaaatttgaacatataaatttttaaatttgtaatgaatattttatttattgaggaTTCTCTACTTTAAGTAAACAAATATATGtgttttgtttgggtgtttacttgttttataattttttctcatataactTTGTTGTAtagatttatgatttgtacatgttagggtttgttttagattttataaaattatatttgtttgtaaattgatgaaacttatATCAAATGTTTTACTAACAtatttttgtgatgaaataaataatagcataTTTAAGAGTGCAACGATTCGTTGATAGCCGAGCTCGACACTTTGTGGTGTATtagttttcaatcatttttcttcttaaggtattatttccttgaatttgatgattttattttgttctttcaatgatatataTAACAGTCAGTTGAAAGAGAGATACATGGATAATCCTTTGAACTATCCAGATATCGAACCAAATTTATGATTAGAGGCAGGATTGTTCGATGGACCCAATAGAAATCAGGTGTACGAACTCTGTAACACAACAGCTGAGAACTTGTGGATGACTCATTATGCTTTGAAAATTGGGTGCTCACAATCGATTTTAAGCATTCAAACTTGGAGTTTGCGGCGATGTTAGACCAACAAGTACAGGATCAGACGACCTATCTTAATGGTAAATATAAACGACTAACTGCTGATTATGAAGAATTTCGTCGATTGGTAATGGAGATAAGATCACATATGTGAATTTTATGCGTGCATACCCCCTAAATGGCCCCACGGTCCTAGCAACGACCAGCCTTCTCCTCCTCTTCCAAcgtcgttttttttttagatttattaaatttgaacgtataaatgtttaaatttgtaatgaatattttaattatttttctacttctattatatatatatatatatatatatatatatatatatatatatatatatatatattactgacGAGGTTATCGAACGCACAACTTCGTTAGTATATTTTAGggagttgaaaaagaattattacAAATATTACCGCTACTGTTAATGCACCGATAGAATTATAAATGATATTATGTCAgtaatatgttatatttattgatggatataccgacggaataaagcaaataaaatttttttggcGTGCTTTGTCTGTTTATAAATTCaccaatatatttattattgatgaaTTCACCGACAGTCcataaattattgataatttttttttaataaattgctGACAACAGTAAAATCTATAAGCAAAACTGTAATATCTTATATAATATCATGATGTTGACAACAGTGCCGAAAACAAAACcgatccttttaaaaaaaaaaaaatcccatgcAATCCAATAGGTTCATGAAAACAATAATTGCTGCCCTACCCTACCCATGGCGAAACTAtacttgtttttgttctttgtgaAGCTTACAAATCATATGTTATTTTCTCAGCACCGCAATCATGATGGAAAAATCAACTGCTAAATGCTAAACCCTTTTGTCAGAGCTTGGTCTTCTTGAACAGGGTTGCTGGTAAATCTCACTGTTTTGAGGGGTACTTcgcttcaaagttttttttttttctcatgattgTTAGAGAATGTTTGTTaacagatattttttaaaatatttttatttaaaaatatattaaaataatatttatttattttaatataaaaacaccaaaacaatcagaaaaaaaaatttaaaaatttaaaataaaaaaatctaaattttttcaaCGGCTATTAGTCAAAATTCCTTCAATTCAAGGATGTGTTAGTCAGAGATCAAGGCAGTGTTTGGAAATGTGGCTGCGgcaatgttttcaaaaaatttgaattttgtttttggttaaaatttaatatgatttgtacgttttggatcgttttgatgtgctgatgtcaaaaataattttttaaaaataaaaaaacatcattgacatatattttgacatgaaaaattatttgaaaagcacctgcaataacactgtcaaacacgctctaaaaGAGCTTTATTTGTTCTTGATTCCATCAATTGAAGGAGCtaagattttattgtttaaaaaaggCATTATCAGTAAATAACTACTCCACATGCTAACAAGGAGGAGAGCATCCTCCATTACGATCTCAACATCTATGAATTAAACGAGCTGCATCCTTGaatgttttcatgatttttaccATTtcagttgatttttctttctttcgacGACAGAAATACTCTACAAGATACATCTGTGGCCGTGGGGTTTAGGAGCACAGAGCTGGAGAAGTGTCTGTACATTCTGCTAACACAGAGACAAACTCAAAGACTGATATTTAATGTCACTCTTGCCCGACAACCTAGCCTAGCCAGTTACCTTCTGTTCTTGCCTAAATTCTTATTCAGAGTAGACCCACtctaatttatttcttctttcggCACTTGAATTCTTGCATATTCTAAAGTGTTACAACTTTTACAAGTAACTCCCAAATCGATCCCTTACTTCACTTGAAACCACATGTCAAGTGGGCCCAAATTACAATCCATTATAAGGTCGTTACTTAACACTCAAAGATTCTCTTCTAATCTAATTGCACCCCAATCATGCAACCACCCACCACTGCTCCGCTATAACTACTGGCAGTGCAGTTgtcattatttttcaaaatatttctttagaaaaataattaaaataatatctttttaaaaacaatttaattacaaaacagcaaaactaaaaattgcaagaaaaaaaggttaaattaagGAATTTCACTAATCGCATATTGATCATCACTCTTTCCatatataaattgaaaggaaaaaaaattacacgaTCGATCTAGATGATAAAACAGTGTCACGGTGTCTATCAAAGAAAACTGGAGTAACTAATTTTTCCTTgacaaagaacataaataaaaccAGTACttcaaaacaacaataaaaagggTGATAAGAATATGTATTGCTGTTTGGCAGTTAAAGACTAGGtagtaaaagaaaatcaacCTCTATACAAAGGCGACCTTTCATGCGCCAAAATCCCTCTCGAGATTGATTGCTTGAAAACCTTGATCGGACTAGGGAAATACCATCCCTTCCCTCCCTTTGACGATCTCCTCGCGTCACTTCCTCTTGACTCTGAAGTCACCGCCACCGATCTTGACTTCCTCATCATCCTCCTCCTCTCCTCATCTTCATTTACCTTCCTCGCTGATTCCTccagctcctcctcctccttcaaaATCACCACGTGTCCTCTTTCGACCTCCTCTCTCATGCTCCTGTTACCATGCCCTCCCTTGAACAATGACCAGAACGACGAGGACGTTTTGTGGTTGTTATAACTATGGTCAGCCGATGGCTTTGACCGGAGAAACGGAACAGCTAGGGATCGAGAGCGACGAAAAGCGGGTTCGCTCTCGATTAAATTGGAGACTCGACCGACGCTTCCGATTCCGGAAGCGGAGGAGAACCAGTGGAAGGAGGAGGATGAAGTGGTGCCAGAAGAGGAGGACGCGGTGGTGGCGTAGCAAGTGCAGGGGCGCGCGCTAGCGCAGTCAGGGCAAAGAGAGGAGAGACGTTCGCGGAGGCACACGTGGCAGATTCCTGTTCGGCGACGCTTGGAAGGGTGCTTTAAACATTTCCATAtctcttcttcatcaacatAAAGAGCCATTTTGTTGTAAGTTTCCTGTGTAGATCCCCCTCCCTCTAACAAAgaatttcttctttcctttttgcccttttcctctctctctctctctctctctctctctggaaaAATGCTATCCTGTTTTGGCTTCTCTAGTTGGCTCTCAGGTTTTATAATATGACTACACATGTTAACCATGGTTAAGCATCTTGAGTGAATATTTAAATACGGTTCAATTAGTTACTCAGAGCCTGTCTGGTCTAGTATTATGATATAGCCATACagttaagtatttttttaaaaaaaatacatgaaagtaatattttttatattttaaaatttatttttaatattagcattaaaaaatacaatctaaataaaaaacaattaaattcttgaaaaacaacgtaaaaataaatttaaagcagCGTGAGAGAATGGCAGGCGGCGTGTTTTGGAGAGGATAAATTTAAATGTGCATGACTAATAATAAGAGAGTAATTTACGGCCTGGCTGGTCGCGAGCGCGGGGGTTGCTAGACGATGAATTGGGTTATATTACGGGGATGCCACTACAGGGACGGTGTTCACACgtgaaaaagaaagcatgtTTGTGGTGTCCTGTCGTGAAGGGGAACACGTTGCAGTATCGTGTATGGAATGGGACTAGTCATGGATGAACAACAAGGGGTGGGGCCTGATGGATTGaatgatttattttactttacttGCTTGTAATGTGAAGCAGAGGTTAGAAAGCGATTGTCGGGATATTATTATGTTGACCCTGattgatttgagatttttttattttattttttttatttccaggCAGTTCCTTTCGCTTCGCTGGTAATTAATTAGTATATATTTTACGGGAATCGTTGACCAATAAGACCGAAGATAAAATAGTCAAAACACACCCATCTAACGAAGTGAGTGATGCCTATGAGGTGGTGAGATCGCATCTGCCTGTGTTCTTTTAATCTCAAATCCCATCAGCTAGCTAATGATTCTGTAGACTGTAATAATCGACAAACTATCCATCCCT from the Populus nigra chromosome 1, ddPopNigr1.1, whole genome shotgun sequence genome contains:
- the LOC133697605 gene encoding uncharacterized protein LOC133697605, giving the protein MALYVDEEEIWKCLKHPSKRRRTGICHVCLRERLSSLCPDCASARPCTCYATTASSSSGTTSSSSFHWFSSASGIGSVGRVSNLIESEPAFRRSRSLAVPFLRSKPSADHSYNNHKTSSSFWSLFKGGHGNRSMREEVERGHVVILKEEEELEESARKVNEDEERRRMMRKSRSVAVTSESRGSDARRSSKGGKGWYFPSPIKVFKQSISRGILAHERSPLYRG